GGTGCCACCGGCAGGTACCAACGATGGGGGTTGTGCGTGGCCTCGAGGCCCAAGAATTCTCCGACATCCACAACGCCGAGGGTAGCTTCACGCACATGACCGACGCACCGTGGACCGGAGACGCCAGCTCGCTCGTCGAGGCCTTTCGCAGCGGAGACCGGTCTCCAATCGAGGAGATGGAGGCCACGCTGGCCGCCGCCGATGCCACCCGCTTGAACTGCTTCAGCCACCTCGACCCCGAGATGGCCATTGCCAAGGCGGCCAAGGCCGATACGTCCAAGCCGTTCGGCGGGGTGCCGCTGGGGGTGAAGGAGTTGGACCACTATGTCGGCTGGCCGGCCACGCAGGCCTCCCTGTTGTTCGCCGAGGAGGTCGCCACCGACACGTCGCTCAACGTGGACCGGACCGAGAAGCTCGGCGGCGCCGTGCCCTTTGGGCTGACCACGGCCAGCGAATTTGGCGGTCTCAACGTCTCCAACACCCGGCTCAACGGTGTCACGGGCAACGCTTGGAAGCCGGAGATGACGCCAGGTGGAAGCTCGGGCGGATCGGCGTCGGCGGTAGCCGCCGGCATCTGCCCGCTGGCCAGCGGAGGCGACGGGGGTGGTTCCATCCGCATCCCCGCAGGCTTCTGCGGGCTCCCCGGCTTGAAGACCACCGCCGGGCGGATTCCTCGGGGCCCCAACGCCTCGGTCCACCCGATGACCGTGGTCAATGGGGTGTTGGCCCGCTCGGTGCGCGACCTTGCCCGCCACCTCGACGTGGCGTCCGGCTACGACCCCGTCGATCCGTACTCGCTGCCCCGCCGGGATGGTTGGGAAGCCAACCTTGGCAGCTACGGCGACAGCCTGCGTGGCCGTCGAGCAGTGATCAGCCCCGATTTGGGCGTGGCGACCGTGAACCCCGAGGTGGCCCGACGCGTACGCGACGCCGGCGAGGCCCTGGCGGCCGATGCCGGGCTGGTGCTGGTGGACGTACCTGTGGAGCTGCCCGGGCTGGGTCTGGAGTGGGCCATGGGCAACCTGTGCCACCTGCGCCACGAGCTGGGCGACGACTGGCGAGACAAGCTGCAGCAACTCACACCGGCGATGGCGTTTGGTCTGGAGATGGCCGACTCGGCCATGAACCTGGACACGATGGGCGCCGCAGAGGCGGCCCGGACCCGGGCCAACGCCACCCTGGCCGAGCTGTTCGCTCAGGTGGACTTCATCATCTCTGCCACCAACCCCGATACCGCGTTCCCGGCCCATCTCGAGGTGAACACCCGGGTGGCGGGCACAAAGGTCGACCTGGGCAACAATGGCGCACTCACCATCCCGTACAACATTGTCGGCAACCCGGCGATCTCCATTCCCGTGGAGCAACTGAACGGACTGCCGGTGGGCATGCAGGTGGCCTCTCGGCATCACAGCGAGGAACTGCTGCTGGATCTGGCCGCGCTTGCCGAGGCACAGTGCCCTTGGCCGCTGGTGGCGCCCAACATCTCGTAGAGGCGCACCTCCTCCCCGGGGAGCAGCCCCCATCCTTGTTTGTCACAGGTCGTCGTCATGATGGGCGCCATGAGTACCCAGTTGTCTCTCCTCGACCTCATCTCGGACCAGGTGGGCCCCGCTGCAGGTGGTGACCCACGCGTGGCGGCGGCCCGCGAGTCGTTGGCGCAGGCCTC
Above is a genomic segment from Candidatus Microthrix parvicella Bio17-1 containing:
- a CDS encoding amidase; this encodes MTDAPWTGDASSLVEAFRSGDRSPIEEMEATLAAADATRLNCFSHLDPEMAIAKAAKADTSKPFGGVPLGVKELDHYVGWPATQASLLFAEEVATDTSLNVDRTEKLGGAVPFGLTTASEFGGLNVSNTRLNGVTGNAWKPEMTPGGSSGGSASAVAAGICPLASGGDGGGSIRIPAGFCGLPGLKTTAGRIPRGPNASVHPMTVVNGVLARSVRDLARHLDVASGYDPVDPYSLPRRDGWEANLGSYGDSLRGRRAVISPDLGVATVNPEVARRVRDAGEALAADAGLVLVDVPVELPGLGLEWAMGNLCHLRHELGDDWRDKLQQLTPAMAFGLEMADSAMNLDTMGAAEAARTRANATLAELFAQVDFIISATNPDTAFPAHLEVNTRVAGTKVDLGNNGALTIPYNIVGNPAISIPVEQLNGLPVGMQVASRHHSEELLLDLAALAEAQCPWPLVAPNIS